A part of Escherichia marmotae genomic DNA contains:
- the ghoS gene encoding type V toxin-antitoxin system endoribonuclease antitoxin GhoS has product MAGGDLVRYVITVMLHEDTLTEINELNNFLTRDGFLLTMTDDDGNIHELGTNTFGLISTQNEDEIRELVAGLTQSATGKSPEITITTWEKWYSDRK; this is encoded by the coding sequence ATGGCCGGTGGCGACCTTGTCCGTTATGTCATTACCGTCATGTTGCATGAAGACACATTAACTGAAATTAATGAGTTAAATAACTTTCTGACACGCGACGGTTTTTTACTGACCATGACGGATGATGACGGAAATATCCATGAGCTGGGAACGAACACCTTTGGGCTTATCAGTACTCAAAATGAAGATGAAATAAGAGAGCTGGTTGCCGGGCTTACCCAAAGTGCAACCGGCAAATCCCCGGAAATCACAATCACCACCTGGGAGAAATGGTATAGCGACAGAAAATAA
- a CDS encoding fructosamine kinase family protein has product MWQAISRLLSEQLGEGEIELRNELPGGEVHAAWHLRYAGRDFFVKCDERDLLSGFTAEADQLELLSRSKTVTVPRVWAVGADRDYSFLVMDYLPPRPLDAHNAFILGQQIARLHQWSDQPQFGLDFDNALSTTPQPNTWQRRWATFFAEQRIGWQLELAAEKGIAFGNIDAIVEHIQQRLASHQPQPSLLHGDLWSGNCALGPNGPYIFDPACYWGDRECDLAMLPLHTEQPPQIYDGYQSVSPLPADFLERQPIYQLYTLLNRARLFGGQHLVIAQQSLDRLLAA; this is encoded by the coding sequence ATGTGGCAGGCAATCAGTCGTCTTTTGAGCGAGCAGTTAGGTGAAGGCGAAATCGAACTGCGTAATGAACTGCCTGGCGGGGAAGTCCATGCCGCATGGCATTTGCGCTATGCTGGACGTGATTTTTTCGTCAAATGTGATGAAAGGGACCTGCTTTCCGGTTTTACCGCCGAAGCCGATCAACTGGAATTATTATCACGCAGTAAAACCGTTACTGTGCCCAGAGTCTGGGCTGTTGGCGCTGACCGGGACTACAGTTTTTTGGTGATGGACTATCTCCCGCCTCGCCCGTTGGATGCACATAACGCATTTATTTTAGGGCAGCAAATTGCGCGCCTGCATCAATGGAGTGATCAGCCACAATTTGGCCTCGATTTCGATAACGCACTTTCGACTACTCCACAACCCAACACCTGGCAACGTCGCTGGGCAACGTTTTTTGCTGAACAACGTATTGGCTGGCAACTGGAACTGGCGGCAGAAAAAGGGATCGCCTTCGGCAATATCGACGCCATCGTCGAACACATTCAGCAACGTCTGGCCTCACATCAGCCGCAGCCGTCACTGTTACACGGTGATTTATGGTCCGGAAACTGTGCGCTGGGTCCGAATGGCCCGTACATCTTCGATCCCGCTTGTTACTGGGGCGACAGAGAGTGCGATCTGGCGATGTTGCCGCTGCACACTGAACAACCGCCGCAAATCTATGACGGCTATCAGTCAGTTTCACCGCTACCGGCAGATTTCCTCGAACGTCAACCAATTTACCAGCTCTACACGTTACTTAATCGTGCAAGGTTGTTTGGCGGGCAGCATTTGGTTATTGCTCAGCAGTCACTGGATAGATTATTAGCGGCATGA
- the pheM gene encoding pheST operon leader peptide PheM produces MNAAIFRFFFYFST; encoded by the coding sequence ATGAATGCTGCTATTTTCCGCTTCTTTTTTTACTTTAGCACCTGA
- the ihfA gene encoding integration host factor subunit alpha: MALTKAEMSEYLFDKLGLSKRDAKELVELFFEEIRRALENGEQVKLSGFGNFDLRDKNQRPGRNPKTGEDIPITARRVVTFRPGQKLKSRVENASPKDE, translated from the coding sequence ATGGCGCTTACAAAAGCTGAAATGTCAGAATATCTGTTTGATAAGCTTGGGCTTAGCAAGCGGGATGCCAAAGAACTGGTTGAACTGTTTTTCGAAGAGATCCGTCGCGCTCTGGAAAACGGCGAGCAGGTAAAACTCTCTGGCTTTGGTAACTTCGATCTGCGTGATAAGAATCAACGTCCGGGACGTAACCCGAAAACGGGCGAAGATATTCCCATTACAGCACGGCGCGTGGTGACCTTCAGACCAGGGCAGAAGTTAAAAAGCCGGGTCGAAAACGCTTCGCCCAAAGACGAGTAA
- the infC gene encoding translation initiation factor IF-3 → MKGGKRVQTARPNRINGEIRAQEVRLTGLEGEQLGIVSLREALEKAEEAGVDLVEISPNAEPPVCRIMDYGKFLYEKSKSSKEQKKKQKVIQVKEIKFRPGTDEGDYQVKLRSLIRFLEEGDKAKITLRFRGREMAHQQIGMEVLNRVKDDLQELAVVESFPTKIEGRQMIMVLAPKKKQ, encoded by the coding sequence ATTAAAGGCGGAAAACGAGTTCAAACGGCGCGCCCTAACCGTATTAATGGCGAAATTCGCGCCCAGGAAGTTCGCTTAACAGGTCTGGAAGGCGAGCAGCTTGGTATTGTGAGTCTGAGAGAAGCTCTGGAGAAAGCTGAAGAAGCCGGAGTAGACTTAGTCGAGATCAGCCCTAACGCCGAGCCGCCGGTTTGTCGTATCATGGATTACGGCAAATTCCTCTATGAAAAGAGCAAGTCTTCTAAGGAACAGAAGAAAAAGCAAAAAGTTATCCAGGTTAAGGAAATTAAATTCCGTCCTGGTACAGATGAAGGCGACTATCAGGTAAAACTCCGCAGCCTGATTCGCTTTCTGGAAGAGGGTGATAAAGCCAAAATCACACTGCGTTTCCGCGGTCGTGAGATGGCGCACCAGCAAATCGGTATGGAAGTGCTTAATCGCGTGAAAGACGATTTGCAAGAACTGGCAGTGGTCGAATCCTTCCCAACGAAGATCGAAGGCCGCCAGATGATCATGGTGCTCGCTCCTAAGAAGAAACAGTAA
- the thrS gene encoding threonine--tRNA ligase, translating to MPVITLPDGSQRHYDHAVSPMDVALDIGPGLAKACIAGRVNGELVDACDLIENDAKLAIITAKDEEGLEIIRHSCAHLLGHAIKQLWPHTKMAIGPVIDNGFYYDVDLDRTLTQEDVEALEKRMHELAEKNYDVIKKKVSWHEARETFVKRGESYKVSILDENIAHDDLPGLYFHEEYVDMCRGPHVPNMRFCHHFKLMKTAGAYWRGDSNNKMLQRIYGTAWADKKALNAYLQRLEEAAKRDHRKIGKQLDLYHMQEEAPGMVFWHNDGWTIFRELEVFVRSKLKEYQYQEVKGPFMMDRVLWEKTGHWENYKDAMFTTSSENREYCIKPMNCPGHVQIFNQGLKSYRDLPLRMAEFGSCHRNEPSGSLHGLMRVRGFTQDDAHIFCTEEQIRDEVNGCIRLVYDMYSTFGFEKIVVKLSTRPEKRIGSDEMWDRAEADLAVALEENNIPFEYQLGEGAFYGPKIEFTLYDCLDRAWQCGTVQLDFSLPSRLSASYVGEDNERKVPVMIHRAILGSMERFIGILTEEFAGFFPTWLAPVQVVIMNITDSQSEYVNELTQKLSNAGIRVKADLRNEKIGFKIREHTLRRVPYMLVCGDKEVESGKVAVRTRRGKDLGSMDVNEVIEKLQQEIRSRSLKQLEE from the coding sequence ATGCCTGTTATTACTCTTCCTGATGGCAGCCAACGCCATTACGACCACGCTGTAAGCCCCATGGATGTTGCGCTGGACATTGGTCCAGGTCTGGCGAAAGCCTGTATCGCAGGGCGCGTTAATGGCGAACTGGTAGATGCGTGCGATTTGATTGAAAACGACGCTAAACTGGCGATCATTACCGCTAAAGACGAAGAAGGTCTGGAGATCATTCGTCACTCCTGCGCGCACCTGTTAGGGCACGCAATTAAACAACTTTGGCCGCATACCAAAATGGCAATCGGCCCGGTTATTGACAACGGTTTCTATTATGACGTTGATCTTGACCGCACGTTAACCCAGGAAGATGTCGAAGCACTCGAGAAGCGGATGCATGAGCTTGCTGAGAAAAACTACGACGTCATTAAGAAGAAAGTTAGCTGGCACGAAGCGCGTGAAACGTTTGTTAAACGCGGCGAGAGCTATAAAGTCTCCATCCTGGACGAAAATATTGCCCATGATGACCTGCCGGGTCTCTATTTTCATGAAGAATATGTCGATATGTGCCGCGGTCCGCACGTACCGAACATGCGTTTCTGCCATCACTTCAAACTGATGAAAACAGCAGGGGCTTACTGGCGCGGCGATAGCAACAACAAAATGTTGCAGCGTATTTACGGTACTGCGTGGGCAGACAAAAAAGCCCTCAACGCTTACCTGCAGCGCCTGGAAGAAGCCGCGAAACGCGACCACCGTAAAATCGGTAAGCAGCTTGACCTGTACCATATGCAGGAAGAAGCGCCGGGTATGGTGTTCTGGCACAACGACGGCTGGACAATCTTCCGTGAACTGGAAGTGTTCGTACGTTCTAAACTGAAAGAGTACCAGTATCAGGAAGTAAAAGGTCCGTTCATGATGGACCGCGTCCTGTGGGAAAAAACCGGACACTGGGAAAACTACAAAGATGCGATGTTCACCACGTCTTCAGAGAACCGTGAATACTGCATTAAGCCGATGAACTGCCCGGGTCACGTACAAATTTTCAACCAGGGGCTGAAGTCGTATCGCGATCTGCCGCTGCGTATGGCCGAGTTCGGTAGCTGCCACCGTAACGAGCCGTCAGGTTCTCTGCATGGACTGATGCGTGTACGTGGTTTCACTCAGGACGACGCGCATATCTTCTGTACTGAAGAACAAATTCGCGATGAAGTTAACGGATGTATCCGTTTAGTCTATGATATGTACAGCACTTTTGGCTTCGAGAAAATCGTGGTCAAACTTTCCACTCGTCCTGAAAAACGTATTGGCAGCGACGAAATGTGGGATCGTGCTGAGGCGGACCTGGCAGTTGCGCTGGAAGAAAACAACATCCCGTTTGAATATCAACTGGGTGAAGGCGCTTTCTACGGTCCGAAAATTGAATTTACCCTGTATGACTGCCTCGATCGTGCATGGCAGTGCGGTACGGTACAGCTGGACTTCTCCTTGCCGTCTCGTCTGAGCGCCTCCTATGTGGGCGAAGACAACGAGCGTAAGGTTCCGGTAATGATTCACCGCGCAATTCTGGGGTCTATGGAACGTTTCATCGGTATCCTGACCGAAGAGTTCGCTGGTTTCTTCCCGACCTGGCTTGCGCCGGTTCAGGTTGTTATCATGAACATTACTGATTCGCAGTCTGAATACGTTAACGAATTGACGCAAAAACTATCAAATGCGGGCATTCGTGTTAAAGCAGACTTGAGAAATGAGAAGATTGGCTTTAAAATCCGCGAGCACACTTTGCGTCGCGTCCCGTATATGTTGGTCTGTGGTGATAAAGAGGTGGAATCTGGCAAAGTTGCCGTTCGCACCCGCCGTGGTAAAGACCTGGGAAGCATGGACGTAAATGAAGTGATCGAGAAGCTGCAACAAGAGATTCGCAGCCGCAGTCTTAAACAATTGGAGGAATAA
- the pfkB gene encoding 6-phosphofructokinase II, producing MVRIYTLTLAPSLDSATITPQIYPEGKLRCTAPVFEPGGGGINVARAIAHLGGSATAIFPAGGATGEHLVSLLADENVPVATVEAKDWTRQNLHVHVESTGEQYRFVMPGATLSEDEFRQLEEQVLEIESGAILVISGSLPPGVKLEKLTQLISAAQKQGIRCIVDSSGDALSAALAIGNIELVKPNQKELSALVNRELTQPDDVRKAAQEIVNSGKAKRVVVSLGPQGALGVDSENCIQVVPPPVKSQSTVGAGDSMVGAMTLKLAENAPLEEMVRFGVAAGSAATLNQGTRLCSHDDTQKIYAYLSH from the coding sequence ATGGTACGTATCTATACGTTGACACTTGCGCCTTCTCTCGATAGCGCAACAATTACCCCACAAATTTATCCCGAAGGAAAACTGCGCTGTACCGCCCCGGTGTTTGAGCCTGGTGGCGGCGGTATTAACGTCGCCCGCGCCATTGCTCACCTTGGGGGTAGCGCCACGGCAATCTTCCCGGCTGGCGGCGCAACCGGCGAACATCTGGTTTCACTGCTGGCTGATGAAAATGTCCCGGTCGCCACTGTCGAAGCAAAAGACTGGACCCGCCAGAATCTGCACGTACATGTAGAATCTACGGGTGAGCAGTACCGATTTGTCATGCCTGGCGCGACGTTAAGTGAAGATGAATTTCGTCAACTTGAAGAACAGGTTCTGGAAATTGAATCTGGGGCTATCCTGGTCATAAGCGGCAGTCTGCCCCCAGGTGTGAAGCTGGAAAAATTAACTCAACTTATCTCCGCTGCACAAAAACAAGGGATTCGTTGCATTGTCGACAGTTCCGGCGATGCACTAAGCGCGGCACTGGCCATTGGCAATATCGAACTGGTGAAACCTAACCAGAAAGAGCTCAGCGCACTGGTCAATCGCGAACTCACCCAGCCAGATGATGTGCGCAAAGCCGCGCAGGAAATCGTAAATAGTGGTAAGGCCAAACGGGTTGTTGTTTCTCTTGGCCCGCAAGGGGCGTTGGGAGTGGACAGCGAAAACTGTATTCAGGTAGTGCCGCCACCGGTGAAAAGCCAGAGTACCGTCGGTGCAGGTGACAGCATGGTCGGCGCGATGACGCTGAAGCTGGCGGAAAATGCCCCTCTTGAAGAAATGGTTCGTTTTGGCGTAGCCGCAGGTAGTGCCGCCACGCTCAATCAAGGAACTCGCCTGTGCTCCCATGACGATACGCAAAAAATTTACGCTTACCTTTCCCACTAA
- the pheT gene encoding phenylalanine--tRNA ligase subunit beta — protein MKFSELWLREWVNPAIDSDALANQITMAGLEVDGVEPVAGSFHGVVVGEVVECAQHPNADKLRVTKVNVGGDRLLDIVCGAPNCRQGLRVAVATIGAVLPGDFKIKAAKLRGEPSEGMLCSFSELGISDDHNGIIELPADAPIGTDIREYLKLDDNTIEISVTPNRADCLGIIGVARDVAVLNQLPLVEPEIIPVGATIDDTLPIAVEAPEACPRYLGRVVKGINVKAPTPLWMKEKLRRCGIRSIDAVVDVTNYVLLELGQPMHAFDKDRIEGGIVVRMAKEGETLVLLDGTEAKLNADTLVIADHNKALAMGGIFGGEHSGVNEETQNVLLECAFFSPLSITGRARRHGLHTDASHRYERGVDPALQHKAMERATRLLIDICGGKAGPVIDITNEATLPKRATITLRRSKLDRLIGHHIADEQVTDILRRLGCKVTEGKDEWQAVAPSWRFDMEIEEDLVEEVARVYGYNNIPDEPVQASLIMGTHREADLSLKRVKTLLNDKGYQEVITYSFVDPKVQQMIHPGAEALLLPSPISVEMSAMRLSLWTGLLATVVYNQNRQQNRVRIFESGLRFVPDTQAPLGIRQDLMLAGVICGNRYEEHWNLAKETVDFYDLKGDLESVLDLTGKLNEVEFRAEANPALHPGQSAAIYLKGERIGFVGVVHPELERKLDLNGRTLVFELEWRKLADRVVPQAREISRFPANRRDIAVVVAENVPAADILSECKKVGVNQVVGVNLFDVYRGKGVAEGYKSLAISLILQDTSRTLEEEEIAATVAKCVEALKERFQASLRD, from the coding sequence ATGAAATTCAGTGAACTGTGGTTACGCGAATGGGTGAACCCAGCGATTGATAGCGATGCGCTGGCGAATCAAATCACTATGGCGGGTCTGGAAGTTGACGGTGTAGAACCGGTTGCCGGTAGCTTCCATGGCGTGGTTGTTGGTGAAGTAGTTGAGTGCGCACAGCATCCAAACGCTGACAAACTGCGAGTGACGAAAGTCAACGTTGGTGGTGATCGCCTGCTGGATATTGTCTGTGGCGCACCAAACTGCCGTCAGGGCCTGCGTGTGGCGGTAGCGACCATTGGTGCTGTTCTGCCGGGTGATTTTAAAATTAAAGCGGCGAAACTGCGTGGCGAACCGTCTGAAGGGATGCTGTGCTCTTTCTCCGAGCTGGGCATTTCTGACGATCATAACGGCATTATTGAACTGCCAGCGGATGCGCCGATTGGTACTGACATTCGTGAATACCTGAAACTCGATGATAACACTATCGAAATCAGCGTTACGCCAAACCGTGCCGACTGCTTAGGCATCATTGGTGTTGCGCGCGACGTTGCTGTGCTGAACCAGTTGCCGCTGGTTGAACCGGAAATCATTCCGGTTGGTGCAACCATTGACGATACGTTGCCGATTGCAGTAGAAGCGCCTGAAGCCTGCCCGCGTTATCTTGGTCGCGTCGTAAAAGGCATTAACGTTAAAGCCCCAACTCCGCTGTGGATGAAAGAAAAACTGCGTCGCTGCGGCATTCGTTCTATCGATGCGGTCGTTGACGTGACCAACTACGTGCTCCTTGAACTGGGTCAACCGATGCACGCTTTCGATAAAGATCGCATTGAAGGCGGTATTGTGGTGAGGATGGCGAAAGAGGGTGAAACGCTGGTGTTGCTCGATGGCACTGAAGCGAAGCTGAATGCTGACACTCTGGTTATTGCTGACCACAACAAGGCACTGGCAATGGGTGGCATCTTCGGCGGCGAACATTCTGGCGTAAATGAAGAAACGCAAAACGTTTTGCTGGAATGCGCTTTCTTCAGCCCGCTGTCTATCACCGGTCGTGCTCGTCGTCATGGCCTGCATACCGATGCGTCTCACCGTTACGAGCGTGGTGTTGATCCGGCACTGCAGCATAAAGCAATGGAACGTGCGACTCGTCTGCTGATTGACATTTGCGGCGGTAAAGCAGGTCCGGTTATCGATATCACCAACGAAGCAACGCTGCCGAAGCGTGCGACTATCACTTTACGTCGCAGCAAACTGGATCGCCTGATCGGCCATCATATTGCCGATGAGCAGGTTACCGACATTCTGCGTCGCCTCGGCTGCAAAGTGACCGAAGGTAAGGACGAGTGGCAGGCAGTTGCGCCGAGCTGGCGTTTCGACATGGAGATTGAAGAGGATCTGGTCGAAGAAGTCGCTCGTGTTTATGGCTACAACAACATTCCGGACGAGCCGGTGCAGGCGAGCCTGATTATGGGCACTCACCGCGAAGCTGACCTGTCGCTCAAACGTGTGAAAACGCTTCTCAACGACAAAGGCTATCAGGAAGTGATCACCTACAGCTTCGTGGATCCGAAAGTTCAGCAGATGATCCACCCGGGTGCAGAAGCGTTACTGCTGCCAAGTCCGATCTCGGTTGAAATGTCAGCAATGCGCCTTTCTTTGTGGACTGGCCTGCTGGCAACGGTAGTGTACAACCAGAACCGTCAGCAAAACCGTGTGCGTATTTTCGAAAGTGGCCTGCGTTTTGTTCCGGACACCCAGGCACCATTGGGCATTCGTCAGGATCTGATGTTAGCTGGTGTTATTTGCGGTAACCGTTATGAAGAGCACTGGAACCTGGCAAAAGAGACCGTTGATTTCTATGATTTGAAAGGTGATCTGGAATCCGTTCTCGACCTGACTGGTAAACTGAATGAGGTTGAGTTCCGTGCAGAAGCGAATCCGGCGCTGCATCCTGGACAATCCGCAGCGATTTATCTGAAAGGTGAACGCATTGGTTTTGTTGGGGTTGTTCATCCTGAACTGGAACGTAAACTGGATCTCAACGGTCGCACTCTGGTGTTCGAACTGGAGTGGCGCAAGCTCGCAGACCGCGTGGTGCCTCAAGCGCGCGAGATTTCTCGCTTCCCGGCGAACCGTCGCGACATCGCGGTTGTGGTCGCAGAAAACGTTCCCGCTGCGGATATTTTATCCGAATGTAAGAAAGTTGGCGTAAATCAGGTAGTTGGCGTAAACTTATTTGACGTGTACCGCGGTAAGGGTGTTGCGGAGGGGTATAAGAGCCTCGCCATAAGCCTGATCCTGCAAGATACCAGCCGTACACTCGAAGAAGAGGAGATTGCCGCTACCGTCGCCAAATGTGTAGAGGCATTAAAAGAGCGATTCCAGGCATCATTGAGGGATTGA
- the rplT gene encoding 50S ribosomal protein L20: MARVKRGVIARARHKKILKQAKGYYGARSRVYRVAFQAVIKAGQYAYRDRRQRKRQFRQLWIARINAAARQNGISYSKFINGLKKASVEIDRKILADIAVFDKVAFTALVEKAKAALA, from the coding sequence ATGGCTCGCGTAAAACGTGGTGTTATTGCACGCGCACGTCACAAGAAAATTTTGAAACAAGCTAAAGGCTACTACGGTGCGCGTTCTCGCGTATACCGCGTTGCCTTCCAGGCTGTTATCAAGGCTGGTCAGTATGCTTACCGTGACCGTCGTCAACGTAAGCGTCAGTTCCGTCAACTGTGGATTGCGCGTATCAACGCAGCAGCACGTCAGAACGGTATTTCTTACAGCAAATTCATCAATGGCCTGAAAAAAGCCTCTGTTGAAATCGACCGTAAGATCCTGGCTGACATCGCAGTATTCGACAAAGTAGCGTTCACCGCTCTGGTTGAAAAAGCGAAAGCAGCTCTGGCATAA
- a CDS encoding YniB family protein, with translation MTYQQAGRIAVLKRIFGWVIFIPALISTLISLLKFMNTRQENQEGINAVMLDFTHVMIDMMQANTPFLNLFWYNSPTPNFNGGVNIMFWVIFILIFVGLALQDSGARMSRQARFLREGVEDQLILEKAKGDEGLTREQIESRIVVPHHTIFLQFFSLYILPVICIAAGYVFFSLLGFI, from the coding sequence ATGACGTATCAACAAGCTGGACGCATTGCTGTTTTGAAAAGGATTTTCGGTTGGGTGATTTTTATACCCGCACTGATCTCTACGCTGATTTCTTTGCTGAAATTTATGAATACCCGGCAGGAAAATCAGGAAGGCATTAATGCGGTCATGCTCGACTTTACCCATGTCATGATCGATATGATGCAGGCGAATACGCCTTTTTTGAATCTGTTCTGGTACAACTCACCGACGCCCAATTTTAATGGCGGTGTGAATATTATGTTCTGGGTGATTTTCATCCTGATATTTGTTGGACTTGCGTTGCAAGACTCCGGTGCCCGTATGAGCCGCCAGGCGCGTTTCTTACGTGAAGGTGTTGAGGATCAACTCATTCTGGAGAAGGCTAAAGGAGACGAGGGATTAACGCGTGAACAGATTGAGTCACGCATTGTTGTTCCGCACCATACCATTTTCTTGCAGTTTTTTTCACTCTATATCTTGCCGGTCATTTGTATTGCTGCTGGGTATGTGTTTTTTTCTCTGCTTGGGTTTATTTAA
- the yniD gene encoding small membrane protein YniD, translating into MPTKRFDKKHWKMVVVLLAICGAMLLLRWAAMIWG; encoded by the coding sequence ATGCCGACAAAACGTTTTGACAAAAAACACTGGAAGATGGTGGTGGTACTACTGGCTATCTGTGGCGCGATGCTGTTACTGCGTTGGGCAGCAATGATTTGGGGCTGA
- the rpmI gene encoding 50S ribosomal protein L35 → MPKIKTVRGAAKRFKKTGKGGFKHKHANLRHILTKKATKRKRHLRPKAMVSKGDLGLVIACLPYA, encoded by the coding sequence ATGCCAAAAATTAAGACCGTACGCGGTGCTGCTAAGCGCTTCAAAAAAACCGGTAAAGGTGGTTTTAAGCACAAGCACGCTAACCTGCGTCACATTCTGACCAAAAAAGCGACCAAACGTAAACGTCACCTGCGTCCGAAAGCCATGGTTTCTAAAGGCGATCTGGGCTTGGTAATCGCGTGCCTGCCGTACGCATAA
- a CDS encoding DUF481 domain-containing protein yields MKLLKTVPAIVMLAGGMFASLNATADDSVFTVMDDPASAKKPFEGNLNAGYLAQSGNTKSSSLTADTTMTWYGYTTAWSLWGNASNTSSNDERSSEKYAVGGRSRFNLTDYDYLFGQASWLTDRYNGYRERDVLTAGYGRQFLNGPVHSFRFEFGPGVRYDKYTDNASETQPLGYASGAYAWQLTDNTKFTQGVSVFGAEDTTLNSESALNVAINEHFGLKVAYNVTWNSEPPESAPEHTDRRTTLSLGYKM; encoded by the coding sequence ATGAAGCTTTTGAAGACAGTTCCTGCCATCGTTATGTTGGCGGGGGGTATGTTTGCGTCTCTGAATGCAACTGCCGATGATTCCGTTTTTACTGTCATGGACGACCCTGCCAGCGCCAAAAAACCTTTCGAAGGTAATCTGAATGCAGGTTACCTTGCACAATCAGGTAACACGAAAAGTTCTTCACTAACGGCTGATACCACTATGACCTGGTATGGGTATACTACTGCCTGGTCGCTGTGGGGGAACGCCAGCAATACGTCTTCTAATGATGAACGTTCTTCGGAAAAATATGCGGTGGGCGGGCGTAGCCGTTTTAATTTAACTGACTATGACTATTTATTTGGTCAGGCTAGTTGGCTGACAGACCGTTATAACGGTTATCGCGAACGCGATGTGCTGACTGCGGGTTATGGTCGCCAGTTTTTGAATGGTCCGGTACACAGTTTCCGCTTTGAATTCGGTCCTGGCGTGCGTTACGACAAATATACCGACAATGCCAGTGAAACTCAGCCGCTGGGTTATGCTTCCGGGGCTTATGCGTGGCAGTTGACCGACAACACTAAATTTACCCAAGGTGTTTCCGTCTTTGGCGCGGAAGACACGACGTTAAACTCGGAAAGCGCGCTGAATGTTGCCATCAATGAGCATTTCGGTCTTAAAGTGGCTTACAACGTCACGTGGAACTCTGAACCGCCTGAATCGGCTCCAGAACATACTGACCGCCGAACAACGTTATCGCTGGGATATAAAATGTAA
- the pheS gene encoding phenylalanine--tRNA ligase subunit alpha: MSHLAELVASAKAAISQASDVAALDNVRVEYLGKKGHLTLQMTTLRELPPEERPAAGAVINEAKEQVQQALNARKAALESAALNARLAAETIDVSLPGRRIENGGLHPVTRTIDRIESFFGELGFTVATGPEIEDDYHNFDALNIPGHHPARADHDTFWFDATRLLRTQTSGVQIRTMKAQQPPIRIIAPGRVYRNDYDQTHTPMFHQMEGLIVDTNISFTNLKGTLHDFLRNFFEEDLQIRFRPSYFPFTEPSAEVDVMGKNGKWLEVLGCGMVHPNVLRNVGIDPEVYSGFAFGMGMERLTMLRYGVTDLRSFFENDLRFLKQFK, translated from the coding sequence ATGTCACATCTCGCAGAACTGGTTGCCAGTGCGAAGGCGGCCATTAGCCAGGCGTCAGATGTTGCCGCGTTAGACAATGTGCGCGTCGAATATTTGGGTAAAAAAGGGCACTTGACCCTTCAGATGACGACCCTGCGTGAGCTGCCGCCAGAAGAGCGTCCGGCAGCCGGTGCGGTTATCAACGAAGCAAAAGAGCAGGTGCAGCAGGCGCTGAATGCGCGTAAAGCCGCGCTGGAAAGCGCGGCGTTGAATGCGCGTCTGGCAGCAGAAACTATTGATGTCTCCTTGCCGGGGCGTCGTATTGAAAACGGCGGTCTGCATCCGGTGACCCGTACTATCGACCGTATCGAAAGTTTCTTCGGTGAGCTTGGCTTTACCGTGGCTACCGGGCCGGAAATCGAAGACGATTATCATAACTTTGATGCTCTGAACATTCCAGGTCACCACCCGGCGCGCGCTGACCACGACACTTTCTGGTTTGATGCTACTCGCCTGCTGCGTACCCAGACGTCTGGCGTACAGATCCGCACCATGAAAGCCCAGCAGCCACCGATTCGTATCATCGCACCTGGCCGTGTTTATCGTAACGACTACGACCAGACTCACACACCGATGTTCCATCAGATGGAAGGCCTGATTGTTGACACCAACATCAGCTTTACCAACCTGAAAGGCACACTGCACGACTTCCTGCGTAACTTCTTTGAAGAAGATTTGCAGATCCGCTTCCGTCCTTCCTACTTCCCGTTCACCGAACCGTCTGCAGAAGTGGACGTTATGGGTAAAAACGGCAAATGGTTGGAAGTGCTGGGTTGCGGCATGGTGCATCCAAATGTGCTGCGTAACGTCGGTATCGACCCGGAAGTTTACTCCGGTTTTGCCTTTGGGATGGGGATGGAGCGCCTGACTATGTTGCGTTACGGCGTCACCGACCTGCGTTCATTCTTCGAAAACGATCTGCGTTTCCTCAAACAGTTTAAATAA